In Flavobacterium sp. CS20, a single window of DNA contains:
- a CDS encoding DUF3570 domain-containing protein — MKYQILLVGLLMLGISMKSIAQDNTEYKKRVLDQTEIKVLSSYYSQDGDNLAVTGGRGTEELTDFAPTINVAIPLNDDDVLTIDASVSAYTSASSSNIDPFDGDGRADPFVESTGESQKDNWVALSANYSHSSDDRNTIWNANISFANEYDYTSIGFGGSYSRLFNEKNTEIQLRGNVFIDFLSPIYPIEFRDGFNINRFDFVGETNFAPNFTQFDNENRNTFNLGLNISQILSKSIQTVFISDFILQDGLLSTPHHRVMFADIEDSVAEDFTLGNDVEKLPDSRFKIALANRTSFYISENFILRSYYRFYTDDWGINSHTIEFELPIKLGLKYTLYPSYRFYTQTSADYFNAFNQALSTDEYYTSDYDLSEYDAHQYGLGFKYYDPLTKFRVGSFGLKSINIEFNQYSRTSQNFDAFFTSIGLSFSALK; from the coding sequence ATGAAATATCAAATTTTGTTAGTGGGGCTTTTGATGCTCGGGATTTCTATGAAGTCTATTGCACAAGACAATACTGAATACAAAAAACGAGTTTTAGACCAAACAGAAATCAAAGTCTTATCTAGCTATTATTCACAAGATGGCGACAATCTTGCAGTAACAGGTGGTCGTGGCACAGAAGAACTCACAGATTTTGCACCAACCATAAACGTAGCAATTCCACTCAACGACGATGATGTGTTAACCATAGATGCTTCGGTTTCTGCTTATACTTCAGCTTCTTCAAGCAATATTGATCCTTTTGATGGCGATGGACGAGCAGATCCTTTTGTTGAATCTACAGGAGAATCTCAAAAAGATAATTGGGTCGCTTTATCGGCTAATTACAGCCATTCTTCAGACGATAGAAATACCATTTGGAATGCAAATATTTCGTTTGCCAATGAATATGACTATACTTCGATAGGCTTTGGCGGTAGCTACTCACGCTTGTTTAATGAAAAAAACACCGAAATTCAATTGCGTGGTAATGTCTTTATAGATTTTTTGAGTCCAATTTACCCCATAGAATTTAGAGATGGATTTAATATCAATAGATTTGATTTTGTTGGTGAAACAAATTTTGCACCAAATTTTACTCAATTTGATAACGAAAACAGAAATACATTTAATTTAGGTTTAAACATTTCTCAAATTTTATCAAAAAGCATTCAAACCGTATTTATTTCTGATTTTATATTACAAGATGGCTTGCTATCAACGCCTCATCATAGGGTGATGTTTGCAGATATAGAAGATAGCGTTGCTGAAGATTTTACTCTCGGCAATGATGTTGAGAAATTACCAGACTCAAGATTCAAAATTGCCTTGGCCAATAGAACAAGTTTTTATATCTCAGAAAATTTTATATTGAGAAGTTACTACAGGTTTTATACCGATGATTGGGGTATAAATTCTCATACCATTGAATTTGAGTTGCCCATAAAATTGGGTTTAAAATACACTTTATATCCATCTTATCGTTTTTATACGCAAACTTCTGCAGATTATTTTAACGCATTTAATCAAGCACTTTCGACAGATGAATATTACACTTCAGATTATGATTTATCAGAATACGACGCTCATCAATATGGTTTGGGTTTCAAATATTATGATCCTTTAACTAAATTTAGGGTTGGCAGTTTTGGTTTGAAAAGCATCAATATAGAATTTAATCAATATTCACGAACATCTCAAAATTTTGATGCGTTTTTTACTTCTATTGGTTTAAGCTTTTCAGCATTAAAATAA
- a CDS encoding DUF4266 domain-containing protein, with translation MIKKISLISIVFLSLTSCVAVKEYEKVKINDPDMQLSQSDAAKMKSAFQSYREASAGANGGKTGGGCGCN, from the coding sequence ATGATAAAGAAAATCAGTTTAATCTCAATTGTTTTTTTGTCGCTTACATCTTGTGTAGCAGTAAAAGAATACGAAAAAGTCAAAATCAATGATCCTGATATGCAACTTTCACAAAGTGATGCTGCCAAGATGAAATCAGCTTTTCAATCATACAGAGAAGCTTCAGCAGGTGCCAATGGTGGCAAAACAGGTGGTGGTTGTGGATGTAATTAA
- a CDS encoding FAD:protein FMN transferase, translating into MHTKFTILFICVLSFINLKAQEIHKRSLGLMGSNFDITVVAQNKTIAQAYIDTAVSEIYRIEKLISSWKPESQTSAINRNAGIKPVKVDKELFDLIKRSKAISQLTDGAFDISFLAVEHLFSFDGRETTLPKKEVITASVRNIGYQNIILDEKQQTVFLKQKGMRIGFGAIGKGYLADKTKALLMSKGVKAGIINASGDMNTWGTQPDGSAWKVAITNPMDKTKNFGLFDLNRQAVVTSGNYEKFFTVDGQRYAHIIDPRTGMPTKGIISATVFAPKAELADALATSMFVMGEEVGINLINQLPDVEAIIVKDDGTLVLSNKIKINSK; encoded by the coding sequence ATGCATACTAAATTTACAATTTTGTTTATTTGTGTTTTGAGTTTTATAAACCTTAAAGCACAAGAAATTCACAAACGATCTCTGGGTTTGATGGGTAGCAATTTTGATATTACGGTTGTAGCCCAAAACAAAACTATAGCTCAAGCTTATATTGATACGGCCGTCAGTGAAATTTATCGCATAGAAAAACTTATCTCGTCGTGGAAACCTGAATCACAAACTTCAGCAATCAATAGAAATGCCGGCATCAAACCCGTAAAAGTTGACAAAGAATTGTTTGATCTGATCAAACGTTCAAAAGCCATATCACAACTCACCGATGGTGCTTTTGATATTAGTTTTCTTGCTGTTGAACATTTATTTTCATTTGATGGAAGAGAAACCACTTTGCCAAAAAAAGAAGTCATAACGGCTTCCGTTAGAAATATTGGTTACCAAAATATTATTCTCGATGAAAAACAACAAACGGTATTTCTAAAACAAAAAGGTATGCGTATCGGTTTTGGTGCCATTGGCAAAGGTTATCTTGCAGACAAAACCAAAGCCTTGTTGATGTCAAAAGGTGTTAAAGCTGGAATTATCAATGCTTCTGGTGATATGAATACTTGGGGAACTCAACCCGATGGTTCGGCTTGGAAGGTTGCTATTACCAACCCAATGGATAAAACTAAAAACTTCGGATTGTTTGATTTGAATCGTCAGGCTGTTGTTACTTCGGGTAATTATGAAAAGTTTTTTACAGTTGATGGTCAGCGTTATGCACATATTATTGACCCAAGAACAGGTATGCCTACCAAAGGTATTATCAGTGCAACGGTTTTTGCTCCAAAAGCTGAATTGGCTGATGCTCTGGCTACTTCAATGTTTGTTATGGGCGAAGAAGTTGGTATTAATCTCATCAACCAACTTCCAGATGTAGAAGCTATAATAGTTAAAGATGATGGAACATTGGTGCTTTCAAATAAAATAAAAATTAATTCAAAATGA
- a CDS encoding thioredoxin family protein: MKLVFQLSVLFISLTLSAQDWQSNLDKSKQLAQDENKQILLVFSGSDWCAPCIKLEKKIWTSEVFQNYAKDNLVLLKADFPRFKKNQLPKDQQEHNKWLAEHYNPKGYFPLVVLMDANGKVLNQLGYENVDPQAYIKAINAY, from the coding sequence ATGAAACTTGTTTTCCAACTTTCTGTTTTATTCATTAGCTTGACCTTGAGTGCCCAAGATTGGCAATCAAATCTTGATAAGTCCAAGCAATTAGCTCAAGATGAAAATAAACAAATATTATTAGTTTTTTCTGGCTCAGACTGGTGTGCACCTTGCATAAAGCTTGAAAAGAAAATCTGGACTTCAGAAGTATTTCAAAATTATGCTAAGGACAACTTAGTTTTGTTGAAAGCAGATTTTCCGCGTTTTAAAAAAAATCAACTTCCAAAAGACCAACAAGAGCACAACAAATGGTTAGCTGAACATTACAACCCGAAAGGATATTTTCCTCTTGTTGTATTGATGGATGCTAATGGCAAGGTGCTCAATCAACTTGGTTATGAAAATGTTGATCCTCAAGCATATATAAAAGCCATAAATGCATACTAA
- a CDS encoding ATP-binding protein has protein sequence MKISIKNRIAFYSVIGIASISLVVFVVIYLSVKKQSLLQIDQKLEFEAQKHIYEIKVKPDSIYFAYKEEWLEREHVEVEVYPLFVELVDKNGQSIDKSTNLHSQHLEFDLSQNEIFITNKVLNNNTIRQIQIPLQHSGQVAGYIGIATSFGDTELVLDALQDMLMIIYPILLIITFFTSKLISNITIKPITKIANRVSEIHTGNLDKRVSVVENGDELQTLSVAINDFLDRIDEGLKREKQFTADASHQLRTPLSVMKGNLEILLRKPRTELEYRREVQKAIHKIDEMTDAVEKLLILARINKLNRHLDFENINLYLLLEQLFTDYKRPIVSKNLVLDLDKNLKNKTVYLKKSFLSLIFDNLISNAVKYADVKSQISVFSKDVSDGFFVFIQNYGPEISKEDLEEIFIPFYRNKNHEISEIGYGLGLAIVKKATEALDIPIDVISENGITRFSLYFKT, from the coding sequence ATGAAAATATCTATTAAAAATCGCATCGCTTTTTATTCTGTCATAGGTATAGCCAGTATATCATTGGTGGTTTTTGTCGTGATTTATTTAAGTGTAAAAAAACAAAGTTTATTACAAATTGACCAAAAGTTAGAATTTGAAGCTCAAAAACATATTTATGAAATTAAAGTAAAGCCAGACAGTATTTATTTTGCTTACAAAGAAGAATGGTTAGAACGCGAGCACGTTGAAGTAGAAGTTTATCCATTGTTTGTTGAATTAGTAGATAAAAATGGTCAATCTATAGACAAGTCAACAAACTTACACAGTCAACATTTAGAGTTTGATTTGTCTCAAAATGAAATCTTTATCACAAATAAAGTATTAAACAATAATACTATAAGGCAAATTCAAATTCCATTACAACATTCTGGCCAAGTTGCTGGTTATATTGGCATTGCCACGTCTTTTGGAGATACCGAATTGGTTTTAGACGCTCTACAGGATATGTTGATGATCATTTATCCTATTTTACTCATCATTACTTTTTTTACCTCTAAACTTATTTCAAACATTACCATAAAACCGATTACAAAAATAGCCAATCGGGTAAGTGAAATTCATACAGGAAATCTTGACAAACGTGTAAGTGTGGTAGAAAATGGAGATGAGTTGCAAACTCTTTCAGTAGCTATTAACGATTTTCTTGACCGCATTGATGAAGGCTTAAAACGCGAAAAACAATTTACTGCAGATGCGTCTCATCAATTAAGAACGCCACTGTCTGTTATGAAAGGTAATTTAGAAATTTTATTGCGAAAACCACGAACAGAATTAGAATACAGACGAGAAGTGCAAAAAGCCATACATAAAATTGACGAAATGACCGATGCCGTTGAAAAATTGCTAATTCTCGCACGAATCAATAAATTAAATAGACATTTAGATTTTGAAAACATTAATTTGTATTTACTCTTAGAACAATTGTTTACAGATTATAAACGCCCTATTGTTTCAAAAAATTTGGTTTTAGACCTTGATAAAAACCTTAAAAATAAAACGGTTTATCTTAAAAAAAGCTTCTTGAGTTTAATTTTTGATAATTTGATTTCCAACGCCGTAAAATACGCAGATGTCAAATCTCAAATCAGTGTGTTTTCAAAAGATGTTTCTGATGGGTTTTTTGTATTTATTCAAAATTATGGTCCTGAAATTTCAAAAGAAGATTTAGAAGAAATCTTTATTCCATTTTACAGAAACAAAAATCACGAAATTTCAGAAATAGGCTATGGCTTAGGTTTAGCTATTGTTAAGAAAGCGACAGAAGCCCTTGATATACCTATAGATGTGATTTCTGAAAATGGAATAACAAGGTTTAGTTTATATTTTAAAACTTAA
- a CDS encoding response regulator transcription factor has product MQNSSFKILIAEDQQEIVNFLKQGLQEEEYQVLVAKDGKQALEMALKNSVDLILLDWLMPKLNGIEVCKTLRAKQFKAPIIFLTAKDTIEDTIDGLKSGANDYVKKPFNFEELLARIETHLRIFYNIDDILELGHIKMNVSKHQVFCDENKINLTEKEYNFLKYLMQNKGKVCERNAILEHVWDINFDYDSGVLDVFMNAIRKKLNLKKNELIKTVRGVGFMADAS; this is encoded by the coding sequence ATGCAAAATTCAAGCTTTAAAATCCTTATTGCTGAAGATCAACAAGAAATTGTAAATTTTTTAAAACAAGGTCTTCAGGAAGAAGAATATCAAGTTTTAGTAGCCAAAGATGGAAAACAAGCTTTAGAAATGGCTTTAAAAAACAGTGTTGATTTGATTTTGTTAGATTGGTTGATGCCAAAATTAAACGGCATTGAAGTTTGCAAAACCCTTAGAGCAAAACAGTTTAAAGCTCCAATTATTTTTTTAACAGCAAAAGACACCATTGAAGACACCATAGATGGCTTAAAAAGTGGTGCAAACGATTATGTCAAAAAACCGTTTAACTTTGAAGAACTTCTCGCCCGCATAGAAACCCATTTGCGTATTTTTTATAACATAGATGATATTTTAGAATTAGGTCATATCAAAATGAACGTGAGTAAACACCAAGTGTTTTGTGATGAAAATAAAATTAACTTAACCGAAAAAGAGTATAATTTTTTAAAATATTTAATGCAAAATAAAGGCAAAGTTTGTGAACGCAATGCTATTTTGGAGCATGTTTGGGACATTAATTTTGATTATGATTCTGGTGTTTTAGACGTGTTTATGAATGCGATAAGAAAAAAACTAAACCTCAAAAAAAATGAGTTGATTAAAACTGTCAGAGGTGTTGGATTTATGGCTGATGCATCATGA
- a CDS encoding type II toxin-antitoxin system RelE/ParE family toxin translates to MKTKPFSLQLSDEAELDLDKSYEFYYENNPKVADTFFQRIKLGFENIKENPVTFPIAHKDVRKYVIKKFPFVIYYRIINTSIQVIAIFHTSRNPEIWNERK, encoded by the coding sequence ATGAAAACAAAGCCGTTTAGTCTTCAATTATCAGATGAAGCAGAATTGGACTTAGATAAATCATACGAATTTTATTATGAGAATAATCCCAAAGTTGCTGATACTTTCTTTCAAAGAATAAAACTTGGTTTTGAGAATATTAAAGAAAACCCCGTTACTTTTCCTATAGCTCATAAAGATGTAAGAAAATATGTCATTAAAAAATTTCCATTTGTGATTTATTATCGAATTATTAATACTTCTATACAAGTGATTGCGATATTTCATACGAGTAGAAATCCTGAAATATGGAACGAGCGAAAATAA
- a CDS encoding addiction module protein: protein MEITVNIKEQSKITTFLNLIKEIDYIEIVNVKEELHELPAEHRDLLDKRLQKIENGETTFKNWDLIKKKYENKAV, encoded by the coding sequence ATGGAAATTACAGTTAATATAAAGGAGCAGAGTAAAATAACTACATTTCTTAATTTAATCAAAGAGATTGATTATATCGAGATAGTTAATGTAAAAGAAGAATTGCATGAGCTACCAGCAGAACATAGAGATTTACTTGATAAAAGATTGCAAAAAATTGAAAACGGAGAAACGACTTTTAAAAATTGGGATTTGATTAAAAAGAAGTATGAAAACAAAGCCGTTTAG
- a CDS encoding efflux RND transporter periplasmic adaptor subunit codes for MKNLNIYILSLLSLMLFACNNSTENEIPSEDKQVKTNDNEIVLTKAQFKSGNFKIEKADSAVFAERFKATGMIDVPPENRAEVSSFFSGFVSETHLLIGDEVKKGDLLIQLTNPDFIQLQQNFVENYNQLNYLESEFERKQNLFNDNVVSEKVFQKAKSDYMSLSAKVKGQRRTLELMNVSINQVLDGNFSEQINIYAPISGKISKVNVSKGMHIQPSTMMMEILDTEHIHLELNVFEKDIMKVNVGDTLEFKIPEVSDQTFKAYVHLVGAEINDNRTVRVHAHPVDESHNFSVGMFVEAYFKNNPQVHLSLPASAFVETENTLKVLRLKEDTQDAFIFEFIEVQNSAEQRNRRALQSEFTIKNTDRFLTQGVFDLVEK; via the coding sequence ATGAAAAATCTAAATATTTATATTCTTAGTCTTTTATCACTCATGTTATTTGCGTGTAACAATTCAACTGAAAACGAAATACCAAGTGAAGATAAACAAGTCAAAACAAACGATAATGAAATTGTTTTGACCAAAGCCCAGTTTAAATCTGGTAATTTTAAAATTGAAAAAGCAGATTCTGCAGTGTTTGCTGAGCGTTTTAAAGCCACAGGAATGATAGATGTGCCACCAGAAAATAGGGCAGAAGTGAGTTCTTTTTTTAGCGGATTTGTCAGCGAAACGCATCTTTTAATCGGTGATGAAGTTAAAAAAGGCGATTTACTCATTCAATTAACCAATCCAGATTTTATTCAGCTACAACAAAATTTTGTTGAAAACTACAATCAACTCAATTATTTGGAATCCGAATTTGAACGAAAACAAAACTTGTTTAATGACAATGTCGTGTCAGAAAAGGTTTTTCAAAAAGCCAAAAGCGATTATATGAGCCTATCTGCAAAAGTCAAAGGACAACGCCGCACCTTAGAATTGATGAATGTTAGCATCAATCAGGTTTTAGATGGAAATTTTTCAGAACAAATCAATATTTACGCCCCGATTTCAGGTAAGATTTCAAAAGTTAATGTCTCAAAAGGAATGCATATTCAACCATCAACAATGATGATGGAAATTTTGGATACCGAACATATTCACTTAGAATTAAATGTATTTGAAAAAGATATTATGAAAGTAAATGTTGGCGATACTTTAGAATTTAAAATCCCTGAAGTATCTGATCAAACTTTTAAGGCTTATGTGCATTTGGTCGGTGCTGAAATTAACGATAATCGCACTGTTCGCGTGCATGCACATCCTGTTGATGAGTCTCACAACTTTTCGGTCGGTATGTTTGTGGAAGCTTATTTTAAAAATAATCCACAAGTTCACTTGAGTTTGCCTGCTTCAGCCTTTGTAGAAACTGAAAACACTTTAAAAGTTTTGCGTCTAAAAGAAGATACCCAAGACGCTTTCATCTTTGAATTTATTGAAGTCCAAAACTCAGCTGAACAAAGAAATAGACGAGCTTTGCAAAGCGAATTTACGATTAAAAACACTGACCGATTTCTAACCCAAGGCGTTTTTGATTTGGTTGAAAAATAA